In Hyla sarda isolate aHylSar1 chromosome 9, aHylSar1.hap1, whole genome shotgun sequence, the following proteins share a genomic window:
- the LOC130292011 gene encoding olfactory receptor 6C74-like — protein MIDDSSNQTMVAYFIIQGISDVPELQLPIFLLVLLIYLVTLGGNMTILLLVCLDHRLHSPMYFFLANLSIVDMSSSTISLHKVLLIFISGNRAVSFNGCILHIYFFASITGHELFILSVMSYDRYVAVCNPLRYHSVMTRGLCILLASCCWMLGFLLIIPPVVIVSGFTCYISNHIDHFFCDIGSIARLTCSDTSILEILTLTEGLIVSTLLPFFLTFIPYVFIISAIIKIPTRTGRRKAFYTFSSHLTVVVILYVILTCQYILPVTVNATDKKFFALFNTAAVPMLNPLIYSLKNKDVKSALRRWFMKSRI, from the coding sequence ATGATTGATGACTCTTCAAATCAGACTATGGTGGCCTACTTTATTATTCAAGGCATATCAGATGTACCGGAGCTGCAACTTCCAATTTTCCTCCTTGTTCTCTTGATATATCTTGTAACTCTTGGTGGTAACATGACCATTCTCCTGCTGGTATGTTTAGATCATCGTCTCCACTCTCCCATGTACTTCTTCTTGGCCAACTTGTCTATTGTGGACATGTCTTCCTCAACTATCTCTCTACATAAGGTTCTCCTTATCTTCATCTCAGGGAATCGTGCAGTTTCCTTTAATGGTTGCATCCTCCATATATACTTCTTTGCCTCCATTACTGGTCATGAACTTTTTATCCTGTCAGTGATGAGTTATGACCGATATGTGGCCGTCTGTAACCCTTTGCGTTATCATTCAGTCATGACCAGAGGACTTTGCATTCTCTTGGCTTCTTGCTGTTGGATGTTGGGTTTCTTGCTGATTATTCCTCCAGTTGTTATTGTATCCGGCTTTACTTGTTATATTTCCAACCACATTGACCACTTTTTCTGTGACATTGGGTCCATCGCAAGGTTGACCTGCAGTGACACCTCAATACTGGAGATCCTGACCCTCACTGAGGGATTAATAGTTTCCACCCTCCTGCCCTTCTTTTTGACTTTTATACCCTACGTTTTCATCATTTCAGCCATAATAAAGATCCCAACGAGAACAGGGAGACGAAAGGCGTTCTACACATTCTCCTCACATCTGACAGTAGTGGTAATTCTCTATGTCATCCTGACCTGTCAGTACATATTACCGGTCACAGTGAATGCTACAGACAAaaagttttttgcactttttaacACAGCTGCTGTACCAATGCTGAATCCACTGATCTACAGCCTAAAAAACAAAGACGTAAAGTCTGCTCTGAGAAGGTGGTTTATGAAGAGCAGAATCTAG